Proteins encoded in a region of the Haloglomus salinum genome:
- a CDS encoding ABC transporter permease — protein MSLRTILRKELLWSRHRILALLFVLVLLPGAFAGASVFFQHVLPKDAPVAVVAGEDVSEEEYDVVAASFRLFSKPIQYDSEAAAMRDLERESVYAVVSVPPDLGDPDVKRVNMTVTIDGDMTPYREPSQALVSVVASTMNRQLDKRVVVQREISGEERKLSSYLLPTFLTIIVLTFAFAYLPYNLAREEAVLDRLRVETSLDTVVAGKLAFFTALLAVPLLVFHAVGLGMGYDVNLLAPAAVAALALTFLACGAIATAVTFASGFGTTGRLFNVLLLFAFLGFSGLVYPVGFFSPLRRDIIRRVPTHYAMLTVRGATLRDLPVAEFGPWLGGVALFALAMLVPLKLSLLAYERGT, from the coding sequence ATGAGCCTGCGCACCATCCTCCGGAAGGAACTGCTGTGGAGCCGCCACCGGATACTGGCGCTGCTGTTCGTACTCGTGCTCCTGCCGGGGGCGTTCGCCGGGGCGTCGGTGTTCTTCCAGCACGTCCTCCCGAAGGACGCGCCCGTGGCCGTGGTGGCCGGTGAAGATGTCTCCGAGGAGGAGTACGACGTGGTCGCGGCCTCCTTCCGGCTGTTCTCGAAGCCCATCCAGTACGACTCCGAGGCCGCGGCGATGCGGGACCTCGAGCGCGAGTCGGTGTACGCCGTCGTGAGCGTCCCACCCGACCTGGGCGACCCGGACGTCAAGCGGGTGAACATGACCGTCACCATCGACGGCGACATGACGCCGTACCGGGAGCCGTCGCAGGCGCTGGTGAGCGTGGTCGCGTCGACGATGAACCGGCAACTCGACAAGCGCGTGGTGGTCCAGCGCGAGATCAGCGGCGAGGAGCGCAAGCTCTCCTCGTACCTCCTGCCGACGTTCCTGACCATCATCGTCCTCACCTTCGCGTTCGCGTACCTGCCGTACAACCTCGCCCGCGAGGAAGCCGTCCTCGACCGGTTGCGCGTCGAGACCTCGCTCGATACGGTGGTCGCGGGGAAGCTCGCCTTCTTCACCGCCCTGCTCGCGGTGCCGTTGCTGGTCTTCCACGCCGTCGGGCTGGGGATGGGCTACGACGTGAACCTGCTCGCGCCCGCCGCCGTCGCCGCGCTCGCGCTGACCTTCCTCGCGTGCGGCGCCATCGCCACCGCCGTGACGTTCGCCTCCGGCTTCGGGACGACGGGCCGGCTGTTCAACGTCCTCCTCCTGTTCGCCTTCCTCGGGTTCTCGGGGCTGGTCTACCCGGTCGGCTTCTTCTCGCCGCTCCGACGGGATATCATCCGCCGGGTCCCCACCCACTACGCGATGCTCACGGTCCGGGGGGCCACCCTCCGTGACCTCCCCGTCGCCGAGTTCGGCCCCTGGCTCGGTGGCGTCGCGCTGTTCGCGCTCGCGATGCTCGTGCCGCTGAAGCTCTCGCTGCTCGCCTACGAGCGGGGGACCTGA
- a CDS encoding ATP-binding cassette domain-containing protein, producing the protein MSDQMPTLDATTVAPIRVSGLRKRYGRVMALEGVDVTVEPGTVHCLVGPNGSGKTTLLRTLLGLVEPSAGEVSVPDVRLGTAFQRPSHYDQLTVAENLEVFGALADADSDWAETVLDRLGLDVVRNRIAGELSGGYSRKLDLALALQKEPAYLLLDEPLGDLDDVTKLRLVEFLEAYRDAGHGVVVSTHNLGQFAGSVDHLTIVYDGEVLLDAPREDIDVADDDLQEFYVERVLGAASDSE; encoded by the coding sequence ATGAGCGACCAGATGCCGACGCTGGATGCCACGACGGTCGCCCCCATCCGGGTCTCCGGGCTGCGCAAGCGCTACGGGCGCGTGATGGCGCTCGAGGGCGTCGACGTGACCGTCGAACCGGGCACCGTCCACTGTCTCGTCGGACCGAACGGCTCCGGGAAGACGACGCTCCTCCGGACGTTGCTCGGCCTCGTGGAGCCATCGGCCGGCGAGGTGTCCGTCCCGGACGTGCGCCTCGGGACCGCGTTCCAGCGCCCCTCCCACTACGACCAGCTGACGGTCGCGGAGAACCTGGAGGTGTTCGGCGCGCTCGCGGACGCCGATTCGGACTGGGCCGAGACGGTGCTGGACCGGCTGGGGCTGGACGTGGTCCGGAATCGTATCGCCGGGGAGCTGTCGGGCGGCTACAGCCGCAAGCTCGACCTCGCGCTCGCACTCCAGAAGGAGCCCGCCTACCTGCTACTGGACGAGCCACTGGGCGACCTCGACGACGTGACGAAGCTGCGGCTGGTCGAGTTCCTGGAGGCGTACCGGGATGCAGGCCACGGCGTGGTCGTCTCGACCCACAACCTCGGACAGTTCGCGGGGAGCGTGGACCACCTCACCATCGTCTACGACGGCGAGGTGCTGCTGGACGCGCCGCGCGAGGACATCGACGTGGCCGACGACGACCTGCAGGAGTTCTACGTCGAGCGGGTGCTGGGGGCGGCGTCCGACTCCGAGTAG
- a CDS encoding HD domain-containing protein, whose translation MTQELGPLARELSVSYYEDALPAHDQFHARRVRDVALRLARECDAAVDEDVLAAAAWLHDIGRPRERVGDIDDHDAWGATRAVELLEAEGVAPEHAAAVEHCIRAHSIRSSSPTPETIEAELLFDADKLDAAGARGLVRLACIVGERSGRAGERYAVIDDPSASDAPAPDRPDITLLREWAAERLDRLHTQPARRLGESRRQFMDQFLDRFEREAGLDGEA comes from the coding sequence ATGACGCAGGAACTCGGTCCCCTCGCTCGCGAGCTGTCGGTCTCCTACTACGAAGACGCCCTCCCGGCACACGACCAGTTCCACGCCAGGCGCGTCCGCGACGTGGCGCTCAGGCTGGCCCGCGAATGCGATGCCGCCGTCGACGAGGACGTACTCGCCGCGGCCGCGTGGCTCCACGATATCGGGCGCCCTCGTGAGCGGGTTGGTGATATCGACGACCACGATGCCTGGGGTGCCACGAGAGCGGTGGAACTGCTCGAGGCAGAAGGCGTCGCGCCCGAGCACGCCGCGGCGGTCGAACACTGCATCCGGGCCCACAGCATCCGGTCGAGTTCACCGACGCCGGAGACCATCGAGGCGGAACTGCTGTTCGACGCCGACAAACTGGATGCGGCCGGGGCCCGCGGACTGGTTCGGCTGGCGTGCATCGTCGGCGAGCGGTCGGGGCGGGCCGGCGAACGCTACGCGGTCATCGACGACCCCTCCGCGTCGGACGCGCCGGCGCCGGACCGCCCGGACATCACGCTCCTCCGCGAGTGGGCCGCGGAGCGCCTGGACCGGTTGCACACCCAGCCCGCGCGTCGGCTCGGCGAGTCACGTCGGCAGTTCATGGACCAGTTCCTCGACCGGTTCGAGCGCGAAGCCGGACTCGACGGCGAGGCCTGA
- a CDS encoding FAD-binding and (Fe-S)-binding domain-containing protein, with amino-acid sequence MATEESDPAADPRADYDYAGGAVPEEHADLVAGLRERVAGEVRFDAFTRSLYATDASAYEVTPVGVVLPRDTEDVAATVEFCAEEGVPVLPRGGGTSLAGQSVNEAVVLDFTAEMDAIVDIDPERRTATTQPGCLLGDLNARLADHGLKFAPDPAWGDKSAIGGAVGNNSTGAHSLQYGKTDAYVESCEVVLADGDVVTFGEVTFGELRRRAESDWSVRARVAKRVLTLLEEDAGVVESTFPDLKRNVSGYNLDAVVADAYEGLDREPGDDEGPLPEDATVNLAKLLCGSEGTLAVVTEVTVSLEPVPETKSVALLGYDDLVTAMADVAPILDHDPAAVEVLDDVLLDLARDTTEFGDLVRELAPGGTGAVLLVEFYAEHDAAGREQVAGLFADRARQLDDDATADPPGDAPVSDDRPRATFAREAHDDDERARFWKLRKSGLPILLGRTSDAKHISFVEDCAVPPERLPEYVADFREVLDAHDTYASFYAHAGPGCLHVRPLVNTKTVEGVDRMQSIADDVTDLVVEYGGAVSGEHGDGRARSGWNRKLYGDHVYEIFRDLKAEFDPDGLLNPGQVCGDVDMTENLRFSPEYEFDADNALSDFEPELRWENENGFQGMVELCHGCGGCRGPQETTGGVMCPTYRAADEEIQSTRGRANSLRRVLSGELDVEAADHEFLSEVLDLCVGCKGCARDCPSQVDMAKLKAEVEHAAHEEGGTPHRRDRLFANVFDLSATGSRFAPLLNALGSLPGSGWLAEKTLGIARERDLPSFASESFVEWFDTHDPAIEAEMAAHRVVLLPDPYSTYVTPEVARAAVAVLEAAGVHVELAAPLPSGRAAHSKGFLDTARDRARDVVAELAPHVEDGRDVVVVEPTDAVMVQSDYGDLLSGTAVDMVREYTFGVCEYLDRHDLDRDVAFDAAGAVGDGAAGAGHGPIAESLAYHGHCHQKATKKDHHAVGVLRRAGFEVDPLDSTCCGMAGSFGYEAEHYSMSKAVGELLFEQVEASPAEAVVAPGASCRTQLDDWEGLDERPPHPVEVLAASLAE; translated from the coding sequence ATGGCAACCGAGGAGTCGGACCCGGCGGCGGACCCGCGGGCCGACTACGATTACGCCGGTGGTGCGGTCCCCGAGGAGCACGCCGACCTCGTGGCGGGCCTCCGCGAACGGGTGGCGGGCGAGGTCCGGTTCGACGCGTTCACGCGCTCGCTGTACGCGACGGACGCCTCCGCTTACGAGGTGACGCCCGTCGGGGTGGTCCTCCCGCGTGACACCGAGGACGTGGCGGCGACGGTCGAGTTCTGCGCCGAGGAGGGCGTGCCGGTCCTGCCGCGTGGCGGTGGTACGTCGCTCGCCGGGCAGTCCGTGAACGAGGCGGTGGTGCTGGACTTCACGGCCGAGATGGACGCCATCGTCGACATCGACCCCGAGCGCCGGACGGCGACGACGCAACCGGGCTGTCTGCTCGGCGACCTGAACGCCCGACTCGCCGACCACGGCCTCAAGTTCGCGCCCGACCCCGCGTGGGGCGACAAGTCCGCCATCGGCGGCGCCGTCGGCAACAACTCGACCGGCGCGCACTCGCTGCAGTACGGGAAGACCGACGCCTACGTCGAGTCCTGCGAGGTCGTGCTCGCGGACGGGGACGTGGTGACGTTCGGTGAGGTGACGTTCGGCGAGCTCCGGCGCCGGGCCGAGAGCGACTGGTCGGTCCGGGCCCGCGTCGCGAAGCGCGTCCTCACCCTCCTGGAGGAGGACGCCGGTGTCGTCGAGTCGACCTTCCCGGACCTGAAACGGAACGTCTCGGGGTACAACCTCGACGCTGTCGTCGCGGACGCGTACGAGGGCCTCGACCGCGAGCCGGGCGACGACGAGGGGCCGCTCCCCGAGGACGCGACCGTGAACCTCGCGAAACTGCTCTGTGGCTCGGAAGGGACCCTCGCCGTGGTGACGGAGGTCACGGTGTCGCTGGAGCCCGTGCCCGAGACGAAGTCGGTCGCGCTGCTGGGGTACGACGACCTCGTGACGGCGATGGCCGACGTTGCGCCCATCCTCGACCACGACCCGGCTGCCGTCGAGGTGCTGGACGACGTGTTGCTCGACCTGGCACGGGACACGACGGAGTTCGGCGACCTCGTTCGCGAACTCGCGCCCGGCGGCACGGGTGCGGTGCTCCTCGTCGAGTTCTACGCCGAGCACGACGCGGCTGGCCGCGAGCAGGTCGCGGGCCTGTTCGCCGACCGGGCACGCCAGCTCGACGACGACGCCACGGCCGACCCACCCGGCGACGCGCCGGTCAGCGACGACCGGCCGCGGGCGACCTTCGCACGCGAGGCCCACGACGACGACGAGCGGGCACGGTTCTGGAAGCTCCGGAAGTCGGGGCTCCCCATCCTGCTCGGGCGGACGAGCGACGCGAAGCACATCTCCTTCGTCGAGGACTGTGCGGTCCCGCCCGAGCGCCTGCCCGAGTACGTCGCCGACTTCCGCGAGGTGCTGGACGCCCACGACACGTACGCATCCTTCTACGCCCACGCCGGCCCCGGCTGTCTCCACGTCCGGCCGCTGGTGAACACGAAGACCGTCGAGGGCGTCGACCGGATGCAGTCCATCGCCGACGACGTGACGGACCTCGTCGTCGAGTACGGCGGCGCGGTGTCGGGCGAGCACGGCGACGGTCGCGCCCGGAGTGGCTGGAACCGGAAGCTGTACGGCGACCACGTATACGAGATATTCCGCGACCTGAAGGCCGAGTTCGACCCGGACGGCCTGCTGAATCCGGGACAGGTCTGTGGCGACGTGGACATGACCGAGAACCTCCGGTTCTCGCCCGAGTACGAGTTCGACGCCGACAACGCGCTCTCCGACTTCGAGCCCGAACTCCGCTGGGAGAACGAGAACGGGTTCCAGGGGATGGTCGAGCTCTGCCACGGGTGTGGGGGCTGTCGCGGCCCGCAGGAGACGACCGGTGGCGTGATGTGCCCGACCTATCGCGCGGCCGACGAGGAGATACAGTCCACTCGCGGCCGGGCCAACTCGCTCCGGCGGGTCCTCTCGGGCGAACTCGACGTGGAGGCGGCCGACCACGAGTTCCTGAGCGAGGTGCTGGACCTCTGTGTCGGCTGCAAGGGCTGTGCCCGCGACTGTCCGTCGCAGGTCGACATGGCGAAGCTGAAAGCCGAGGTCGAGCACGCCGCCCACGAGGAGGGTGGGACGCCCCACCGCCGCGACCGCCTCTTCGCCAACGTGTTCGACCTCTCCGCGACGGGCTCGCGGTTCGCCCCGCTCCTCAACGCGCTCGGGTCGCTGCCCGGGAGCGGCTGGCTGGCCGAGAAGACGCTCGGTATCGCTCGCGAACGTGACCTCCCATCGTTCGCGAGCGAGTCGTTCGTCGAGTGGTTCGACACCCACGACCCCGCTATCGAGGCCGAGATGGCCGCCCATCGGGTTGTCCTCCTGCCGGACCCGTACTCGACGTACGTCACGCCCGAGGTCGCACGGGCCGCCGTCGCGGTGCTGGAGGCGGCCGGCGTCCACGTCGAACTCGCAGCGCCGCTCCCCTCGGGCCGGGCGGCCCACTCGAAGGGCTTCCTCGACACTGCCCGCGACCGCGCTCGCGACGTGGTGGCCGAACTCGCACCGCACGTCGAGGACGGCCGGGACGTGGTCGTCGTCGAGCCGACGGACGCGGTGATGGTGCAGTCTGACTACGGCGACCTGCTCTCCGGTACGGCCGTCGACATGGTCCGCGAGTACACCTTCGGCGTCTGCGAGTACCTCGACCGCCACGACCTCGACCGGGACGTGGCGTTCGACGCCGCGGGAGCGGTCGGCGACGGTGCCGCCGGTGCGGGCCACGGCCCCATCGCGGAGTCGCTGGCCTACCACGGCCACTGCCACCAGAAGGCTACGAAGAAGGACCACCACGCCGTGGGCGTCCTGCGACGGGCGGGGTTCGAGGTGGACCCGCTCGACTCGACCTGCTGTGGGATGGCCGGCTCCTTCGGCTACGAGGCCGAACACTACTCGATGAGCAAGGCGGTCGGGGAACTGCTGTTCGAACAGGTCGAGGCGAGTCCCGCCGAGGCGGTGGTGGCTCCCGGTGCGTCCTGCCGGACGCAACTCGACGACTGGGAGGGGCTCGACGAGCGGCCGCCGCATCCCGTGGAGGTGCTGGCTGCGTCGCTGGCAGAGTAA
- a CDS encoding DUF5518 domain-containing protein, translating to MSHGTGEAATRRDGRGAPVSALTGGLVSFVTIFLPFAPVVGGAIAGYLRAGDARAGALTGSLAGLVAVLLLAGLASGVLALLPVPIDAASFPDPLGLALGVGGVLLAAYVLVLSTVGGVCGSFAASEVDIMGR from the coding sequence ATGTCTCACGGCACCGGCGAGGCGGCGACACGGCGCGACGGCCGGGGGGCGCCGGTCTCGGCGCTGACGGGTGGCCTCGTCAGCTTCGTCACGATATTCCTCCCCTTCGCACCGGTCGTCGGGGGCGCGATCGCCGGCTATCTCCGCGCCGGCGACGCCCGGGCGGGCGCGCTGACGGGGAGCCTCGCCGGCCTCGTCGCGGTGCTCCTGCTCGCGGGACTCGCGAGCGGGGTCCTCGCGCTGCTCCCCGTCCCCATCGATGCGGCCTCGTTTCCGGACCCACTCGGCCTCGCGCTCGGTGTCGGTGGCGTCCTGCTGGCGGCCTACGTCCTCGTGTTGAGCACGGTCGGCGGCGTCTGTGGCTCGTTCGCCGCCAGCGAGGTCGACATCATGGGCCGGTGA
- a CDS encoding DUF4352 domain-containing protein codes for MHSRRRVLRALAAGGIVALAGCGGGPGGSRDAGGSRDAGGASPAASPTAAPSPTRRPGPAPSERVLGAAATAVDGTRVSARRWTAFESVEYEHEDGAGTATVEPQRGRFVAYDFLVENTGDERLPAVSDTVFRLQLAGGTYRHLHSLDGVAFDRVVEPDTGPGIRPLAWYDGLAPGASVSLQLVFDVPHRPRFRHYLAWDHPTPVAGVEGVVFLWPGGG; via the coding sequence ATGCACAGCCGCCGTCGGGTGCTCCGCGCGCTCGCGGCCGGAGGCATCGTCGCGCTCGCCGGCTGTGGCGGTGGTCCGGGTGGGTCCCGGGATGCCGGTGGGTCCCGGGATGCCGGTGGGGCGTCCCCGGCCGCGAGCCCGACGGCCGCCCCCAGCCCCACGCGCCGTCCGGGCCCGGCCCCGTCGGAGCGGGTTCTGGGCGCGGCCGCCACTGCGGTCGACGGCACCCGTGTCTCGGCCCGGCGCTGGACGGCGTTCGAGTCGGTCGAGTACGAGCACGAGGACGGGGCCGGCACGGCAACCGTCGAACCGCAGCGCGGCCGCTTCGTCGCGTACGACTTCCTCGTCGAGAACACCGGTGACGAGCGACTGCCGGCCGTGTCGGACACCGTCTTCCGGCTCCAGCTGGCCGGCGGCACCTACCGACACCTCCACAGTCTTGACGGGGTCGCGTTCGACCGGGTCGTAGAGCCCGACACCGGACCGGGTATCCGGCCGCTCGCGTGGTACGACGGGCTGGCTCCGGGGGCATCGGTCAGCCTGCAGCTCGTCTTCGACGTGCCCCATCGCCCGCGGTTCCGCCACTACCTCGCGTGGGACCACCCCACGCCGGTGGCGGGCGTCGAGGGAGTGGTCTTCCTGTGGCCGGGTGGAGGATGA
- the thyX gene encoding FAD-dependent thymidylate synthase: MDVRLLEATDDPERVICTAARNDYSPTFVGDQTFEETMAEIEGDDIEDKKQTLIGHLLDHGHFGPFEHPHATFAVEGMSRSCMAQLTRHRHVSFDVQSMRYVAFDDVDPEEVREGAMVVTPPSASDPNWVGRNQSTGSVDEETVAERERIFRESVTRSVEEYQRLLDLGMPPEDARFVLPIGTEVNVVMTMNARMLMHVADMRAAADSQWEIRDMTERVLDLAEEWCPITFQHYEEHMKNRKNRLAP, translated from the coding sequence ATGGACGTTCGCCTGCTGGAAGCGACCGACGACCCCGAGCGGGTCATCTGTACTGCGGCCCGCAACGATTACAGTCCGACCTTCGTCGGTGACCAGACGTTCGAGGAGACGATGGCGGAGATCGAGGGGGACGACATCGAGGACAAGAAGCAGACGCTCATCGGTCACCTGCTCGACCACGGCCACTTCGGGCCGTTCGAGCACCCCCATGCCACCTTCGCCGTTGAGGGGATGAGCCGCTCCTGCATGGCACAGCTCACCCGTCACCGGCACGTCTCCTTCGATGTCCAGTCGATGCGGTACGTGGCGTTCGACGATGTCGACCCGGAGGAGGTTCGAGAGGGGGCGATGGTGGTGACCCCACCGTCAGCCAGCGATCCGAACTGGGTGGGTCGGAACCAGTCCACGGGCTCCGTGGACGAGGAGACGGTGGCAGAGCGCGAGCGCATCTTCCGGGAGTCGGTCACCCGGTCGGTCGAGGAGTACCAGCGCCTGCTCGATCTGGGGATGCCTCCCGAGGACGCACGGTTCGTCCTCCCCATCGGAACCGAGGTCAACGTCGTGATGACGATGAACGCACGGATGCTGATGCACGTCGCCGACATGCGGGCCGCGGCCGATAGCCAGTGGGAGATCCGCGATATGACCGAGCGGGTGCTCGACCTCGCCGAGGAGTGGTGCCCCATCACGTTCCAGCATTACGAGGAGCATATGAAGAACCGGAAGAACCGACTCGCACCCTGA
- a CDS encoding creatininase family protein: MYLADEAWPDLESYFESESLAIVPLGSTEQHGPHLPEGTDHLIAEGLARAAADRTGYLCTPTINIGVSPHHKQFHGTMWVDAPQFRDYVESFTRNLTYHGIDRVVYVNAHGGNIEHLQEVGRRLYDDETAFAVEWMWDESIPDLVDDLFEHNGPHGGPKETAMIQHLHPDLVHDDRLEEARDTGVLMEEVENAEPDGRRRGMVHGARAFYDAADNTDNGVLGDQTDATAEKGAELFEASCDQLVKLCDWLAAREPEELRPKPHV; this comes from the coding sequence ATGTATCTCGCTGACGAGGCGTGGCCGGACCTCGAATCGTACTTCGAGTCCGAGTCGCTGGCCATCGTCCCGCTGGGGTCGACCGAACAGCACGGCCCGCACCTCCCCGAGGGGACCGACCATCTCATCGCCGAAGGGCTCGCCCGCGCCGCGGCCGACAGGACGGGCTACCTCTGCACGCCGACCATCAACATCGGCGTCAGCCCCCATCACAAGCAGTTCCACGGGACGATGTGGGTCGACGCGCCGCAGTTCCGCGACTACGTCGAGTCGTTCACCCGCAACCTCACCTACCACGGCATCGACCGCGTCGTCTACGTCAACGCCCACGGCGGCAACATCGAACACCTCCAGGAGGTCGGCCGCCGCCTCTACGACGACGAGACCGCCTTCGCCGTCGAGTGGATGTGGGACGAGTCCATCCCGGACCTCGTGGACGACCTGTTCGAGCACAACGGGCCCCACGGCGGCCCGAAGGAGACCGCAATGATACAGCATCTCCACCCCGACCTGGTCCACGACGACCGGCTGGAGGAGGCCCGCGACACCGGCGTCCTGATGGAGGAGGTCGAGAACGCCGAGCCCGACGGCCGCCGCCGCGGGATGGTCCACGGCGCCCGCGCGTTCTACGACGCTGCCGACAACACCGACAACGGCGTCCTCGGCGACCAGACCGACGCCACGGCCGAGAAGGGTGCCGAGCTGTTCGAGGCCTCATGCGACCAGCTCGTGAAGCTCTGTGACTGGCTCGCCGCACGCGAGCCCGAGGAACTGCGCCCGAAACCCCACGTCTGA
- a CDS encoding dual specificity protein phosphatase family protein codes for MHQVAERLYVGGIGAASEEPALHDAAIEVVVGLTHDPPAGGYPDAVRVVREPMMDGPRNEVPAFERAVEATLDALTSDERTLVHCSAGASRSVAVAAAALTETTDRDLEAAFRQVVDRRPPADPHPALVRHAADYVGLED; via the coding sequence ATGCATCAGGTCGCCGAGAGGCTGTACGTCGGGGGAATCGGCGCCGCGAGCGAGGAGCCGGCGCTTCACGACGCGGCCATCGAGGTCGTGGTCGGACTCACCCACGACCCCCCGGCCGGCGGCTACCCCGACGCCGTCCGCGTGGTGCGTGAGCCGATGATGGACGGTCCCAGGAACGAGGTCCCGGCTTTCGAGCGCGCGGTCGAGGCGACCCTCGACGCGCTGACGAGCGACGAGCGCACGCTGGTCCACTGCTCGGCTGGCGCCTCGCGGAGCGTCGCGGTGGCCGCGGCGGCGCTCACCGAGACGACCGACCGCGACCTCGAAGCCGCCTTCCGGCAGGTCGTCGACCGACGACCGCCTGCCGACCCACATCCGGCGCTGGTCCGGCATGCGGCCGACTACGTCGGCCTGGAGGACTGA
- a CDS encoding DUF7537 family lipoprotein yields the protein MRHSLLVVGLCCLVVLAGCGGTSTQPTPTPSPTGSAALDGGDGGGGGSDGGDGSDGADGGGGGSDGGDGGSTAFSYPAGTSESGVADPTALLDAKVDSLADTDYALNVTQVAMLDGSRTRSVSVVRSDLDGQRSLGEFSVTSPSGETTVDIYRNATTLSRRQAVDGRTSYRVRNGSGTFEQYHERRADVARSAESLFRFANFSGAEVVERDGRTMARYTLAEVNGSAVNESTTITDATGVLLVDERGVIHRGVVDIRGTRDGTPRRLFIELRTTATSDVTVAEPGWLSEAEAASES from the coding sequence ATGCGACACAGCCTGCTGGTGGTGGGCCTGTGCTGTCTCGTCGTCCTCGCCGGCTGTGGTGGGACGAGCACGCAACCGACACCGACACCATCCCCGACCGGGTCGGCGGCTCTCGACGGCGGGGACGGTGGCGGGGGCGGAAGCGACGGCGGCGACGGCAGTGACGGCGCCGATGGCGGTGGGGGTGGCAGCGACGGCGGCGACGGCGGCTCGACCGCGTTCTCGTATCCGGCTGGGACGAGCGAGTCGGGCGTAGCGGACCCCACGGCCCTGCTGGACGCGAAGGTCGACAGCCTCGCCGACACGGACTACGCTCTCAACGTGACACAGGTCGCGATGCTCGACGGGAGCCGAACCCGGTCGGTCTCGGTGGTCCGGAGTGACCTCGACGGGCAACGCTCGCTCGGCGAGTTCAGCGTGACCTCCCCCAGCGGGGAGACCACCGTCGACATCTACCGCAACGCGACGACCCTCTCCCGGCGCCAGGCGGTGGATGGTCGGACGAGCTACCGGGTTCGGAACGGCAGCGGCACGTTCGAGCAGTACCACGAACGCCGTGCCGACGTGGCCCGCTCGGCGGAGAGCCTGTTCCGGTTCGCCAATTTCTCGGGTGCCGAGGTGGTCGAGCGCGACGGCCGGACGATGGCCCGATACACGCTCGCCGAGGTGAACGGCTCGGCGGTCAACGAGAGCACGACCATCACCGACGCCACCGGCGTGCTGCTGGTCGACGAGCGTGGCGTCATCCATCGCGGCGTGGTCGACATCCGAGGGACCCGCGACGGAACGCCACGCCGGCTGTTCATCGAACTCCGGACCACGGCGACCAGCGACGTGACCGTCGCGGAGCCGGGGTGGCTGAGCGAGGCCGAGGCCGCATCAGAGAGCTGA
- a CDS encoding prephenate dehydrogenase/arogenate dehydrogenase family protein, which produces MNLLVVGAGTMGRWFARSVAPAVDRVTFADDDAAAARAAVAAFEERVADQSDPPAAAVDGQHADSAAVDLVCVAVPISAVPDAVAEHGPRAERAVVDVSGEMATAVDALADAAPDCERASFHPLFAPDNEPGNCAVVVDRGGPAVRAIREALTDRGNHVFDTTPEEHDRAMATVQARTHAAVLAFGLAAEDVPGEFHTPVSGPLADLVENVTGGNPSVYAEIQAAFEGADAVADAARRIADVADDAEAFAEMYDEASAGAFGAGTGEAAAPPDTDAPGHDTDANTDGDDA; this is translated from the coding sequence ATGAACCTGCTCGTGGTCGGGGCCGGGACGATGGGCCGCTGGTTCGCCCGGAGCGTCGCCCCCGCCGTCGACCGCGTGACCTTCGCCGACGACGACGCGGCCGCCGCCCGGGCAGCCGTCGCGGCCTTCGAGGAACGAGTGGCCGACCAGTCCGACCCGCCGGCGGCGGCCGTCGACGGGCAGCATGCCGACAGCGCGGCGGTCGACCTCGTCTGCGTGGCGGTCCCCATCTCGGCGGTCCCGGACGCCGTCGCCGAGCACGGCCCCCGCGCCGAACGCGCCGTCGTGGACGTCTCCGGGGAGATGGCGACCGCGGTCGACGCGCTCGCCGACGCGGCGCCCGACTGCGAGCGTGCCTCCTTCCACCCGCTGTTCGCGCCCGACAACGAACCCGGCAACTGCGCCGTCGTCGTCGACCGTGGCGGGCCGGCCGTCCGCGCGATCCGCGAGGCGCTGACCGACCGCGGCAACCACGTCTTCGACACGACCCCCGAGGAACACGACCGCGCGATGGCGACCGTGCAGGCCCGCACCCACGCCGCCGTCCTCGCGTTCGGCCTCGCCGCCGAGGACGTGCCCGGGGAGTTCCACACGCCCGTCTCCGGGCCGCTGGCCGACCTCGTCGAGAACGTGACCGGCGGGAACCCCTCGGTGTACGCCGAGATACAGGCAGCCTTCGAGGGCGCGGACGCGGTGGCCGACGCCGCCCGCCGCATCGCGGACGTGGCCGACGACGCCGAGGCGTTCGCCGAGATGTACGACGAGGCCAGCGCGGGAGCGTTCGGCGCAGGAACCGGGGAAGCGGCGGCCCCCCCAGACACCGACGCGCCCGGCCACGACACCGACGCGAACACGGACGGTGACGACGCATGA